TTCTCTACTACAGACAGAGCTGTGATTATTGGAATTAAGGTGAGGTGAGCCTCACCATTCTTACTCTTCTTGCATCTGCCAATATCTTATTCAAACAGGAGATAAATCCAAGGAAGAGGCCTCTGTCCTCAGGTCCCTGGCCACTGGCTTGGAGCTAAATGTTGTCATAACCTGTCCTGGATCTCGGGTTACTGGCCCTGGCCTCCATGGGTAGAATCCCTCTTCCATTCTTCCATCTTTGCTTTCACAAACATTTAGCAGTGCCTTCTAAGAGCGAGGCACCACATGAGATTCTGAAGACACAAAACCAAATAACACGGATGTCCCTTCTCTCAAGGATCTGAtgagaatttttttgaaaaagatagaAACATGTAAAAAGAGATGCAAATGAGGGAgctctttgtggtgatggaatagTTCTGTACCTTGATTGCAGTGGTGGTTCCACAAACCCACACAGATGATAAAATGGTATAGAACTACACACATTGTTCCCATGTCAGTTCCTGCTCTTGACGTTGTGCTACtgttatatgtaaaatgtaaCCATTGGGGGAAATTGGGTGATAGGCACAGGGGACATCTCTGTATGGTCTTTGCAACTTGTGAAgccataattatttcaaaataaaagaaaactttttaaaggaaaaaaaagattcatccattttttagcatgtatcagaattcattcctttttaaggctaaataatattctattgcatatatgcatatatcaccTACCTACTTGCCAAGGAACCTGGGAAACATCCggattccttcctctcctttaccTCCTTCATCCAACCAGTCAGCAGGTACTATCAGTTCACTACGTCAATATCCTTCAAATTTATTCTCTCCTACCAATCCTCGCTGCTGTGCCTTATTTCAGAGAGTTCATCGTCTCTCAGGTTACTCAACAGTCTCCTCACCTTCTGTCTTGCTGCTCTCCAGAGTGATCTTTCCATCACATACTCTTCAGTGACTGCTTGCACAAGGCTCTCCATGACCTGGTTGTGATCTCCTTATCCTTTCTGCCCCATCCTACGCTGGCCTTAGCTACCTGGGTTCCAATTCTGGCTGCACCTCTTACTGTGTAATGGTGGACAAGTCATTTAATATCCCCAAACCTCAGTTCCTTAatcagttgaatgaatgaactcacTCAGTCTTCTATCGATATGTATTTTGTGCCATGCCAAACATAATGTGAGGACATGGAGATGAATCAGACAAAGTCCCTGCACACAGAGAGCTCTCACATATGTCAATAAACCATTGCACTGCAGGATAATAAGTGCGATACACTAGGAATATACAAAATGTTCTATGGTTAATATGGAATCGTCTGTCTCCAGAGAAGGGTAAGGGCAGAAGGGGGCATTTAGAGTGATATTGGAGCTATGCAGCAGAGCCTACTCATGCCCTGCCAAATccattcttctcttcttcttcagtAACATAGCTCTTTTCCAGCTGGGAAATACAGCCAACCAGAATAAGGACTACATTTCCCATTCTTCTTTTCAGCCAAGTGTaaccatgtgactaagttctgacCAATGGGATGTCAGTAAAAGTGGTAAGCACAATTTCTGGGATGTGTCTTTCAAGGGAGGATACATGTCCTTCTTCCTGCCAGCTGGGAGGTAGACTTGATGGCTGGAGCTGAAGCAGCTGACACTTGGACATGAGCCTTTTGTTGAGGATGATAGTGCAGCAAGACAGAAGGGGCCTTGGTTGGCCTATGTTTGCATGAGAGAGAAATAGAATTCCATTTTGTTTAAGCTagtctctcctccccctccccccctttttttcttttgctcatttgGAGCTGAGCCTAATCTTAACTAATGCAAACTaagtctgaaaaaaatgaatataagttCACCAAGGAATATTTCAAATAGAGGGAATGACAGGTACAAAGGCTTAAGGTCCTGAAAGAGGTGGCATGCTCAGGGAATGCCAAGGGTTTGTGTGGCAGGAGGTGAGGCCAGAAGTGGGTTGGGAATAGCCACAGCAGAATGTGGACTGAATATGCACGACTATGGCAGGGAAACCTGCTGAGGGCTACAGATGTGATCAAGGTAAGAGACAAGTGGGGTGGTGATGTGACCAGTGGTAGAAAAGGAAGACAGGAGACTGATTCAAGatacatttaaaagcaaaaatcaggAGTTTATGAATGTGTGTGTTTAAGTATATGGAGTGGGCATGTCACCAGAGGAAGTCTGGGCCTTTTGGCTTCTCCTCCTCATAGGCCCTGTGGGTTTCAACCTCTCCCCATGGGGAGAATCCACCTCCTGCCCCCATTCTCTGGGCCCAGATGCCTCTCATTATGTCATCGTCACCCCATCAAACTTCCCCAGCTTGTTCCAGGATTATTTCATAGAGTGGGAGGTGGGTGGGTCTCTAGCTCTGTAAATGCCAGCTCTTCCCCGACTGCCTGAGGAGCCTGTGGTGGAGCTGTCAGGGCTGCTCAGGTTCAGGCTGGCAGCTGGACACTGTCCCTCTCTGGCTGGGGCACAGTGCTTCTGGGCAGTTGAGTAAGAGCAGGGCCCTCAGCAGACAAACAGGCTTGTCTCTATCGGTGGGCCAGCCAGGTTCGCAGGAAGGTTGGAAGTCAAGGGGTTTGGAGCGGGGAGCTGGTTGAGGAGTTCAGGCCCACTTCTTGTATAACCTTCCAGGAAGCACTTTTCTACTGGGGCAGCACCCAGGTACTAGGACACTTGTTAACCCCTTGGGTGCCAGGAAAGGGCAGGAGGTGAGCACTGAGAGGCAGCTGAGGTCACCCTTCTTTGAACCTCCACGTGGTATTTACTCAGAGCAAttgttgccagaggcccaggccctGGCCTATAAAGCAGAATGTCTGCTCTCTGTGCCCAGAACTGAGCAGGTGAGCGGCCGGGGCAGAGGGATGTGTGTCGGAGTCCAAAGGGAAGGGACCGagcagagggctgggggtgggaactAGGAATTAAGGACCTCCTCTTGGAGCACTTTGGCAGAGTTGCTTCTCCCCCCGGGACACCTCAGTGTTCCTAGCATGAAACGGTGGCAGGAATAGGTGAGCAGGGGAATGGTGGCAGAAGGGGCCGAGAGAGCTGCTCCTGGGATCTCTTGGGGCAGAAGGGGGAGTGGGGAAACCTTCACCACACTGCATATGATGTGATGAAGTGAAAAAGGAGCCCCCTACCCCATCCCAGGAAGACACCCGTTCCCTCCCAGCCATATTCAACCAGGTCAGTCCTCTTGAGCTTTGACAGCTCTGTGCTCCCTACACCCCAGGGCAGGGTTAACAGATTTGGGGCGGGGTTCCCTGGGGCAAATCCCCTGGCTGGTGTCCCTTCTTTGCTTCTTCACTCTCACCAGGCCTCCATTTGCCTTTCTTCTCAGAGAACAACATGGCAAGCCTGGCTGCAGCTCTGACCCGGGCTCTGGTCCTCCTCTCAGGTGGGTCTCCAACCTTGACTTCACTGTGGAGGTGTGGGTGGAGGCTGGACTGAAGGGTCTGTGCCCCCTGGGGGAGGAAACCAAACCCCTGttcaccccctccctctccacagTGCTTCCTGTCACCCAGGCACGGAAAGGCTTCTGGGACTACTTCAGCCAGAGCAGCGGGGACAAAGGCAGCGTGGAGCAGACCCAGCAGCAGAAGCTGGCGTGGGAGCCCGCGTGAGTGGCTAGGGCAAGGGGTGCGGGCGAAGGCAGGAGACACCCCACAAGAGCGGGATGATGCGCTGCCTGGTTCCTCAACCTCCTGGTTCTTCCCCGGGAAGAGAATTGAGCGGTGCTAGTTCTGCCCGCTATCCTGACAGTCCTGGGCTGTTCAGCACCCTCTGCTGGCAGCCGTCTTCTCCTTGATCTCTCTATAGCTGCTGCCTCCATGCCCGCTGAGGCGTGGAACCAGGGATAGGGGAGAGGATCCCCCACTGCAGTCCGCAGAATGAAAGGATTATGTGAGAGTCCAGGTGCCTCTGTGCACCAGGAATTGGGCAGTGTAGCTCTGAATAGGTGTGTGCCACGTGACCGTACTTCCTGTGGGAGGAGTCTCTGTTGGCTTGGGCTAGTACTAGAGACCTGGCTCTGGGGCCACCGCCCTGCATCCTTGACTTCCGCGTAGGATCAGTGATTGATGTCTTTGGGGTAAAGGAGATGAGGGGCTAGCGGTCTGATGGCCTGATTATCTGTCCCCTTCCTCAGGAGCCTGAAAGACAGACTTGAGCCAGACCTCAGCAATATGGGCAACTTCCTGGAAAAGCTGGGCCCTCTCAatgggcaggggagggagcctCCCGCGCTCCCAGGTGACCCGGTGGGCATGCggcagcagctgcaggaggagctggaggaggtgaggaagcgTCTGGAGCCCTACATGGCCGAGGCGCATGAGCGCGTGGGCTGGAATCTGGAGGGCTTGCGGCGGCAGCTGCAGCCCTACACGGTGGAGCTGATGGAGCAGGTGGCCCTGCGCGTGCAGGAGCTGCAGGAGCAGTTGCGTGTGGTCGGAGAGAGCACCAAGGCCCAGCTGCTGGGCGGCGTGGACGAGGCGCGGAGCTTGCTGCAGGAGCTGCAGAACCGCGTGGCGCACCACACCAGCCGGGTCAAGGAGTTCTTCCACCCCTACGCCGAGCGCCTGGTGAGCGGCATCGGGCACCACGTGCAGGAGCTGCACCGCAGCGTGGCGCCGCACTCCGCCGCCAGCCCCGCGCGCCTCAGCCGCTGCGTGCAGGTGCTCTCGCGCAAGCTCACGCTCAAGGCCAAGGCCCTGTACGCGCGCATCCAGCAGAACCTTGACCAGCTGCGCGAAGAGCTCAGCACCTTTGCTGGCGACGGCGCTGACGGTGCGGAGGAAGAGGCCCAACCGGACCCCCAGGTGCTGTCTCAGGAGGTGCGCCAGCGACTCCAGGCGTTCCGCCACGACACCTTCCTGCAGATCGCCGCCTTCACCCGCGCCATTGACCAAGAGACCAGGCAGATCCAGCAGCAGCTAGCGCCGCCTCCGCCCGGCCACAGTTCCTTCGCCCCAGAATTCCTCCAAGGGGACCGAGGCAAGGCCCGGAGCGAGCTGCAGGCACGCCTCGACGACCTGTGGGAAGACATCAACTACAGCCTTCAAGACCATAGTCCCGGCCACCTGGGGGAGCCGTGAGGGTCTACTTGCCCATGTCCCAGATCCTTGCCTGGGGAGCCCACGGCCTGAGCCTTTAACATGGCTATGTCCTTGACGGTGGCCTGTTGGGCAGAGGGTGGAGGGCCCTGCACAGGATAGCTGAGGTCACCCAAAGGGCTGTTGTCCTAGGCCATCCAGCCTCCTGCAATTCCCCCATCCGGATGCATTACATTCACCAGGCTTTGCAAACCCGGCTTCCGGTGCTCATTTGGGAATCCTCCTGAGTTGCTCCATTTTGGGGTGGCGGAGAGGGCTGGAAGGAGGCACTCTATGGGCAGGTCATTATGTGCAAGCCTGTTGCCATGGTGCTTGAAGCTTGTGTCTCTGCATCCCCGGGCCTGTCTCTGATCACTTCTGGCCACCTGGTGGCCACTGCTACAGCTGGTCCACAGAGAGGAGCTCTTTTCTCCCCAGGGCTGCCATGACAGCTTCTGttgggggaagagaagggaaaaagagaagcaaatatgATGAGGAGAACATgtgatagtgtgtgtgtgtatatatccctGCTGGTTGATGCTGGTGGGGACAAATGGTGTGGACTGTGATGGGAGGGAGCAGAGACCGGGTTTCCTTACATAACACTGCATCGAAACAGCTGACTGAGCCGCCCAAACTGTGGgggttacttaaactctctggggAGCCTACTGTGTGCCCTCCCCATCTCTGGCCCCTCCCTCCCGACTCCCAGGTGGAAGTCTAGATTTCTGACACAAATGAAATAGATGCTTGTGATGGAAGCTTATTTACCTGGTGTGACTCTCATTTGGACTATATCTGAAAGCAGTGGCCTCACCACTATCCCCAAAGCACACCCATCACCCCCTCGCATGCCTCGCTGCTCTTTCTCATCGATCCCCTCCCAAATCAGGTCTGTCGGAGGGGTGTTGCTCTGGCTGGGCCTGGGTTAGAGACTCTTCCCCTGCACCTGCCTTGTTCACCAGTCTGCTAACCACAGGGCAGTGTGCAGGAGGTGCAGCCTCCTGAGGTGGCCTGTCTTCTTTGTCCCTGCTGTTCCAGATTTTGAATGGCCACTTTTTTGACTGTCCctctttttgtgactgacattCTCCTCGGGACCCTCAAACTCTTAAACCCCGCCCCCATTCCCCATGTATAGGTTCACTTGGGGGTAACCAAGCTCTGGGTAGCTCCCTGGGAAGTCTGAAATTGTGGGTAGGTAAAGTGGAGGCTAGAGGAAAGGGTAAACACACCAGTTCAGTCCCCTTAGAACGCCCTGTGCAGCTAGCTCcctttcctcctgcctcagcccgCCCTGCACAGGGTTCTCACCACCACACTCCCTCTTAGCATGGACCCCATGTGAATCTGGACTCATCATGCCTGCAGATTGGACCTCTTCCATGACACCCTAGATTTAGCAGCAGAACTGGGAGAAGGGTGCCCAGGGAGAGGAGGTGCTGGAAAGGAAAGTTTACCCCCCAAAGaggtgtttttgttgttagtgGTTAGGAAACCAGGAGGGGTGAGTCAGCTGGGGTCGGATGTGGTGAGGATGAGCCGGTAGGGGTGAAAGTGAGGGCCGTGTATTGGAGGCTAGAATTTGGGCAGGTGTTTATAAGGGCAGCAATAGAGAGTGAGAAgaacagaaagggagagagattgAGGGACTAAGGGAGGGTGATCTAGAGCCAAAGCAGCATCTGGCCCAATGGTGGATCTAAGCAAACCCAGGTTGGAGCGCACCTTCTCGGGGATACCGATGGACTGCCAGGGGCTCCTAGCCGTCAAGTCTCTTGTAGTTGGTCTTGTGGACCAATAGTTAGAACCCTGTGCGGAGGAGTTATTGCAAAGGAGCAAAAAAACTGCCTTCGGTTTGAGAGGACGCCCTGGGGGCAGTGACGCTTGAATTGAGGTGGAGGGAAAAACTGGATTCGGCTGGCTTTGGAAGTCAGGACCGAATAATCCCGGCAGCTGGGAAACGCTGTCAGGTACTGTTCCCCGAGGGGTGTTCGCGGCCTCTTTAAGAAAGGGCGGGGCGGTAGTTGGCGGAAGTGCcggaggaaggggtggggccaAGAGGGAGCAGAAGCCGGAAGTTGGGGCCTGAGCTGCGCGTGGTGATGTCGGCCAGTGGGGCTGTGGAGCCCGGGCCCCCGGCGGCCAATGCCGCCCCCTCGCCCGCCCCGGCTCGAGAGCCCGGGCCGGGGCGCTTGTTCCGGCCCATTAGCGCCGAGGACGAGGAGCAGCAGCCCACCGAGATCGAGTCGCTGTGCATGAACTGCTACCGCAACGTGAGGCGGGGGCGCGGCCGTGGCAGCTGGAGGGTTGGGCTGAGGCGCGGAGGAGCGGGGGTCGGCCGCCTGGCCAGGCTGGTTCAGTTGGGGTCCCGGAGGCGGAGCACGCCCGGGGCTCTGTAGATGGGGGCTGGGGGTTTCATTGGTTCGTTCCTTAACCGTTTTCTGCTCCCACAGGGCATGACGCGCCTCCTGCTCACCCAGATCcccttcttcagagaaataatCGTGAGCTCCTTTTCCTGCGAGCACTGTGGCTGGAACAACACGGAGATCCAGTCGGCAGGCAGGATCCAGGACCAGGGAGTGCGCTACACTTTGACCGTCAGGGCCCAGGAGGTGAGAGGAGCCCAGAGCAGTCAGTATAGTGTCCTAGAGAAAGCTTACAGACTGGAGTCAGAGCTCTGGTCCAGGTCATCAGACCTCAAATAAATCCACTTAAGtgtccaagcctcagtttcctcttttataaagtGGCGTTGGTGCTGTCATCTGCCCAGGTGAGGTAAGACttctgaaagtgctttgtaaactttgTCAGAAGGCATCAGATGGTCAGTAGTTGTTATGAATAGCACTCTCACCATTTGGGTAGCTGGATCACATCAAGGTACTATACCACAGGAACAGTCTGGACTCTCCCAAGTGGAGAGAGGAGGACacagctgggctgggggctctgATGCAGGGGGCAGTCTGCTGTTTCCTGAGAAGAACCTGTATTGTTGACTTCTGTGGACTAAACGTTTTTCTTTCTGCCCAGGACATGAACAGAGAAGTAGTGAAGACTGACTCTGCCACCACAAGGATCCCAGAGCTAGATTTTGAAATTCCTGCCTTCAGCCAGAAAGGAGGTAAGTTTAAGGTCAGAGTGTTTGCTCTGTTCATGCCTAGTTCATATCTTACTTTACTGCAAAACTCCTGATGCCAGGTCTAGTGGCTTGTGTGTGGGCCTGGCCACATCGCTGTGATCTTCTTTGGTTTAACATAAGTGGAAAGCTTAGATAAAGCAGCTTAAGGTTGTATATAGTGATCGTAAGACTGTGATGTACTTATTACAGAATTTTCTGTAATAATCACTCATATTAGAGGTGAATGGAACCTTGTTCCCCACCTCCTGATTTTATAGGTGAAAGCAAAGCCCAGAGAGTTCAAGTGaactgcccagggtcacacaggcaCTTGATAGCAAAGTGAAGACTGATGTGTCTTTTGTTCTTACTCA
The genomic region above belongs to Hippopotamus amphibius kiboko isolate mHipAmp2 chromosome 9, mHipAmp2.hap2, whole genome shotgun sequence and contains:
- the APOA5 gene encoding apolipoprotein A-V, yielding MASLAAALTRALVLLSVLPVTQARKGFWDYFSQSSGDKGSVEQTQQQKLAWEPASLKDRLEPDLSNMGNFLEKLGPLNGQGREPPALPGDPVGMRQQLQEELEEVRKRLEPYMAEAHERVGWNLEGLRRQLQPYTVELMEQVALRVQELQEQLRVVGESTKAQLLGGVDEARSLLQELQNRVAHHTSRVKEFFHPYAERLVSGIGHHVQELHRSVAPHSAASPARLSRCVQVLSRKLTLKAKALYARIQQNLDQLREELSTFAGDGADGAEEEAQPDPQVLSQEVRQRLQAFRHDTFLQIAAFTRAIDQETRQIQQQLAPPPPGHSSFAPEFLQGDRGKARSELQARLDDLWEDINYSLQDHSPGHLGEP